The genomic DNA ATCTTCGGACACTCGCCGACGAGGCCCTCGCCCGTATCGTCAGCGACGAGTCCGGGCTGGTCTCGAGCTGGGTCGACCCAGGTGACGGAAGGCAATGGCGTGCAGCGCTGAGCCGCCTTCGCTCCGTGCTCGCCCCGCCGCCACCCACGATCCCGCTCTTCGACGTGGGGCCATGACGCCGCGTCACCAGCTGGCGGCGGAGCTACGGGCGCCAGGTGCGCAGCAGTTCGGCGATGCGGCCGGCGGTACAGCGGGGGTCGTACAGCTCGCGGGCCAGGCCGACTAGCTGCTCGCGCGTGGGGTCGACAGGTATGCCGCTGGCGTTCAGGTACATCGCGGCCACGGTGCACGCGACGGTGAGGTTGGAGCGCTCCAGCCAGCGGCAACAGCCAAGGGTGTGAACCAGGGCGGCAGCTCGGG from Streptomyces sp. NBC_01707 includes the following:
- a CDS encoding fic family toxin-antitoxin system, toxin component, with the translated sequence MSLHVDLSWILEVTERAGHRDPAPDDLGVPIAAVSRHRAELLEQPVYGGPYARAAALVHTLGCCRWLERSNLTVACTVAAMYLNASGIPVDPTREQLVGLARELYDPRCTAGRIAELLRTWRP